The sequence below is a genomic window from Sander lucioperca isolate FBNREF2018 chromosome 6, SLUC_FBN_1.2, whole genome shotgun sequence.
AAGCACCGCAAACTCACAGTCCGGTCCTCTCTACgtgactgacagacacactttcttggcttaaaatgactCCCCGTGGGTCGGCTACAgctgctgaacaggctacacggtTGTTTTGCCAAAGTTAAGTTGTATGTTTTCATTATTAGGAAGACAAACTTGAGGTTTCTGTCATAAGTCTGTCGGTGGTTGTAAAAAGCCATGGCCCACTTGCCTGGTcgtccggtaacgttagcagttatcGCGTGTTAGCATGGCGCCGTTTGCCAGCACCAgttgggatcactttactggctgtgtctcagttgtttttgcgactaaccaactcgggtactctagcaaTATAATGCAATGTGAATACATGAAttttgaaattacataaaatgctgtcccttgtagccgtgatacattagcctgaagctaatgcttacctgttcaggaggatattagccaactcggcatccttttgggctctaagctttctccatctttcaaatacatctccaatatttacccggggtttgttacgtctctggtcacgcaactgttagaaacatgccattttttttaggtcaggtagaatctatctccgttgatcctgttagtttgtttgctgctttcatggctgtactaacgttacagctgtagcgtgctgggtttacgtttttacaggtatatctggcaacctggcctggcctggctgtcaaaatGGGCAGtagataacaacacacaggccaaaacaaaaaaagacattccgtcacggaacgtaaatttcaaaaggagaaaatactggcattagcattgttgtcagaaaagatagtatttcaacttagcatgtttccttaatatctgatggcACATTGTGGTAATTTTttgatttaatacagtaaatatattacatattgcacctttaactcAATGTTTGGGTTTGATGGTCACACAGGTGTAGCTGACTTCATAGTCATCGTCATCGTCCTTGTTGTCCCTGCACCCTGAGCTACTCTGAGCACCGACTTCACCCTGTTTTTTCACCactttgtctgtctttgtcttgcTGTGTATCCCACCTCACCTTTTCTACCCAAACCATACACATTGCTGTCCTTAAGCAAAGCACTGGCATCCAGAGACCGAGTTGCTCCTCCAGGTTTAATCCTGACGTAGTCGGTTTCCTTCTTTGTGGAGTAGCTCTTTTGGCGAACAGGCAACTCCTCAAACTGGGAAACAAGGTAAAGTCAGCAATGAGAAGGAACTACACTGCAAAGTTAATAAGACAAGCTGATTATGAATATGCATTCTGATCAACAGAATTGATACTTTGTGTCATATTTAGCCCCATTTATGATCATAACTTTTACACAGCAGTCACTAAAATATGAAGCAGACACAAACGAGGGAAATCCTCACTGCCATGTAAAATGTCACTTGTGCAAAGACTAGACAGACTAGAGCTGcaaaaatgaatcaaatatttGTCAACTAATAAATTAACTGGCAACTATGTTGATAATAAATTAATTGGgtcatttttaatgaaaaaaggtgaaaattctctgattccatcttcttaaatgttaatattttctaATGTATTTACTACTCTATGGCCGTACATATATTTGAGTTGGGGATAAAACACGGAACAAACTAAAATCTGTATTGTGGCAAAATTAATTGTAATTGTAAACCAGCACGTAAATAGGGAAATACTGTCCATAAATATTTGAGAAAACTATCAAGTCAGGGTGTTTTTTCTATGTAGAAGAGAGCTAAAACATTGCAGAGAACCTGAAAACAATGCACTCCATCTTTCATGCATTATTTCCTGTTGTACTGTATGACTCACCGCATCATCTGAGCTACTTGAGATCTCCTTGTCGTCCCCTATAAAGACAGACAGCATCATTCTCCATCTCTGGCTCAAATGAGTTATTGTTAAACTCTGTAAAATCCACAACAACACTACATCTGTCCACAGTTTGAAATTCAGTGTCTGGACTCTGAAAAAACAGGCAACTGAAACTTGTATGCAGACAGCTGAGCATAGGAGCTCCAAGCTAATGTTGGTGACTGAAAATATCCTTACAATTTTTGATTTGTCTTTCAGACAATGTTGACACTGGTTAGTGTTCCTTATGTGTTTTAGTCTGCCTGCCCAGACGCCAGTGTGTCAATCCCTTCAACAAACTAGGGCTGTATGATATGGACCAAAAATCATGTCACCGTATTTTTCGGCTGAAGGGCAATACACGATATGTATCTCGATATTTTCtacaaagtgggctaaatgttcagttgtAAGTCAAATATGTGATATCACAGGCACTTTCATTAAAACAGGctgttataaaaaataaattgcaaaGACAGGGTTTTCATCCCTGTCCGAAAacatacagctgcaacacatgtaaaagaaaaattatatgaaataaatagcctatattaaataaaaacatctccTTGTAAAATATATCTAATtaaagtattagaagtaaaattACTCAATTCAGAAAAATccttacattttagaaactggaaacgatccaaccagttgtgtgtttaatggtctattAAACagcatttcagctggacttgcaggcctgtatattgttgagtagtttcatttataataaaacatcagatttcataaactacatgtattttgtgtgcaaaaatcttaatttgtaaagtaactagtaactaaagctgtcagatgaatatagtgaagtaaaaagttcaagttttctctctgaaatgtagtggagtagaagtagagagtggcatgaaaagaaaagactcaagtacaagtacctcaaaatttgtacttaagtacattacttgagcaaatgtacttagttacagtcCACCACTGCTGATGTATTATTGGTATGCATAAGTTTTTCTACGATATCATATGAAcgtgttcatgagaatgcgttgaccATACACAcctgatccattgttaatatacaAAATGTTGATTAGTATAGCTGTAATATTCAACTGTACAAAACAGTTTGATACATAATGTTAAATAAGAGAAATCGTTCATACCTTCGCCCTGTTTATCAGGTGGGGGCACATCACATCGCTGATTGTGGTATTGGGCAATTGCGTTAGCGTACATATTTGCGTGGATGTCAACTGCTGCCAGTGGTGTTCTCCTTTCAAACAACCTCTTGAGTTTTTGACCTAACACATTAAACTATAGTTAGTTCTTACTCAAGGTAAGGAATATTTAAAATGCAATACAGCCATAAAGTGTAATCAGCAAACAGTTTGTATCACTGCCAAAAAGAGAATCATAACGCATCAGAGGCTCACAAATGTTGCTGATCAAGGGTAGCCATTGTGTTTCCTCAGCATAACATAACTGCTGAGAATACTGCACTTTTTGAAAATTGGTCCACTTGTGAACGTTGGtccatggagtctggtgagtttggcattttagggctctttcatgttaaacaaaaatgatcttactgtttaacaaaaaggtctatctctgtagggatcctttccatatatagaataataatctgagcctgtcagcggcaaaaacagcacttttagtggacggaaatgacgatgcacatttgctctatagggttacattgcagcccggtttgCAGTTGCACAATGTtgtcgctcaatactggacgtttcaaagattgttgttacaATTGTATTGTTGTAACAATCTCAATtcttattattgattataaatAATAGTTTCTATAAATATGGGTTGGTACTTACTGTTGCATTTGGTGGCAGTAACTAACACAATGCTGATGATAAGGACTATGCAGATCACTACTATTAAGATGCCTATATTGGGTCCCTGGTTCCTGTTGGATCAAGAAGACAGGAATATTTACCATCAGGAAGCTTCACATTTACACTGACTGCAATAAATACTAGTATACTAAAAAATGATATATCTAATGTATGAAATGATTAAATAACAAGCAATACAACCTTGGTATACCGTTTGGTGGGACAGGCCTCCAAGGTGGAATGTATGGTGAATTAGGAGAAGGTTCTGTAAAATGGAGAGTACAATGAGATGTCACTGTACACAGAATACATCTTAGTCTGCCATGTTCCTTTAGTGTGGTATAGTAAGGGAAGATCAAACAGTGGGTGGTTTGCCAGCAACTTGACCTCCCTGTATTTTGACAATGATAGACATTTTATGTCATACATTTCATATCATGTGAACACAATGTACACGTCCAATGCCAACGTGCAGTAGCAGTGCAGGAAGTAGTGTGCCCGTCATGCGTCAAGGCAGGAAGTAAGGCTGTGAGGTGGGGGTAGTGAAAGGGTGTGGAGCATGTCTGACttcggtgtttggtgttttaagcccccaatgtcgccTTCCAGGGTGCgcagcaatggttatgtttagggttaaggttagggttagctgcctggaaggcaacgttggaggcttaaaacaccattgagctcTGACTTCCATGCAAAAGaccatttgtatttattataagGATCACCATTAGCTGACGCTTAgacgaccagctagtcttcatggggtccaaaaccAGAGCTTGTGTCCTGCACAGACTTGTAAAAACATTTCTCATTTTGTAAACTAACTGTGGAAGcagattagggccacatgtatGGCAATGCGTATggcaatgttttgttttgtttcatatcTTCTGCACGTAGCATGTGTGTTAATATGTATATAACATACAGAAATTCATATCAATACATTTAATGAGACTGATAAGATTCTGAGGGACCTaagaacaaaatataaataaaatacaatgtaaaAAGGGTAAGTGTACTAAGCAAATGCTTCAACCTACACCTTTTCGGTCAGTATTGATTAGAAACTAGTTAAGATGACACTGTGAATTAAGGTGACACTTTGTTATAGTTTTTTACaatttatgttatgtatgtgatgtTGTGAATCAATGTGAtcgaaataaacaaaacaaaaaaataaaaagtaaaatcaggaaaatgtaccaaagcattaaaattaaaagtactcaatgcagaaaaatcctcacattttagaaagtggaaatgatccaaacagtCAACTGAGTGTTAAATCGGCTAATCACTTCAGCTGGACTTGCAAGCCTATATATTATtgtgtagtttaatttataataaaacataatttttttataaactgtgttttatgtgaaaaaatcttaatctgtaaagtaactagtaactaaagctgtcagattaatgtagcggagtaaaaagtacaatatttctctctgaaatgtagcggagtagaagtagaaagtagcatgaaaagaaaagactcaagtacaagtacctcaacatttgtacttaagtacagcacttgagtaaatgtacttagttacattccaccactgaaacAGGGACTGTGCCCGGATTCATTCACTCCTCTTGTTCACGGTATGGGGGAGTTCTATGTAGATGACGAATATAGTGAGCTCATCGgcaaaatgcaaaaacactATCGGACACTACACGGGTCATTTCACAATCTCTGCCCAATTTGTAACGTCTTTGCTGTCGCACAAATTAAACATCCACTACCATCGCTATGGCAGCAAGTGGAAACTGAATTTGCCTCTAATAGAATACATCCATGGTTCGCATATGATAGTTTCACATTTCACCTTTATTCTTCCAAAACAACAATCCAGCATGAGCCAGCTAAAACATATTTAGCTATTTGACAACCGCTTACCTTTCAAAAAGATGAATTTGCGAGCTGTATTAATGTTCACGAATTCACACTACTTGTTGGTTGCTAGGTACCAGAAATTTGCAATGCATTGTGGTATGAATTTAAAATTGTGGTGAGAATCCATATTCACTAGATAATACAGTGCATTGTAGAAAAACAACATTGCCCTAAAATGTAAATAGTGACTTATTCCTGACGCAGGCCTTAGAGTGcgacttttttttctcagaattctgactttaaactcagaactcaaatacatttttcacattggcCCTAATTCTTTTCCATAGTTACCAATACATTTATGTAACCTTAACCATGCTTTAGTTGCCATGCACTGATATAAAAAGCAAGAAATTTAAAAGTATTGGCATTGGAggtaaaaaggaaaagaaaaactaacaATGTAGTTGGGGAGTGCAGCATTGTACACTATTGATGGACTAGTTTGAGATGGGTTTATGTTTTTGTACGTTTTGTACTTTGTAAGTCCTTATACCTAAATGTCAAAACCGGTTTGTCATTGCCTTCCAAAACAATCCATATCAAAACAATTCATACAGTATGATTTGGTTTGGATAAGGTTTGGGTTTGGATAAGGAACTTAAGGTTAAGGTTACGGAAAGAGTAACCATAACCTTAAAAAACCTTGGAAACTGGCGGTTGCCAGTTTCCAAGTCAGACACACTTCATCCATTACACACAGACCTCCTCGTTATGAGATTTTGCAGTGCTAAGCGTGAAAAATGTCACACTACTTCCTCCATTACTTTTGACACTGGACATTCACAGGAAGAAGAAGCCAAGAAGTGCATGTCACATAAGTGTTTGAATGAATGACCAATGCTTACAGTTTCCCATCTTATTGAGATGACTTTTAAAACTGAAACTTTTGATCTattctagggctgtcaaactgtTTTTGAGTCTGTATTATCAATGTAAaccaattcttaccagtgtatcttgattgggaatcaaatgaatgcaaagaaagtaacTATGAACTTGACTTTTAGATCTATTTGATTATTTCAAATCAAAAGATGTGCAACAAGACAACAGTAACACTATCAATGTCTTCAGAAATATAGCTTGCCTTAAGCTtgctttttgaaaaatgtaaaaataaattatacagcAAAAGTGCATGCACAAGATGTCAAAATGGTCTGCAATAAGTTGCCGCCCATTTCGCAAGCGCTTCAGTTAATTCTtttgatttggtttcatccacaggtctgTGGCGACttgcactctccaaaatagtgctttgacTGAGtctgctagcatcaacctgattAGCTGTACTAGCTGCATGCTTAGCTCGTAGATGGTAGTTAAACTTGaagtgcttcggtgatattttagtTCCATTTCACCCAAGGTGCATATTGCTTTTGACTTGTCAACAGAGCCATCTGggagtttttttaaaataaaacgcGCCATTTAGAACTTTGCTGTTCATCTCCATGGCTGCAGCAGGAGGTAGAACGTGTCTGTGGCAGCTTGACAACAAGTAAAGGTGCctcaaagggtcaaaatagtagctgCTAAAGATTCTAGAACATAGCAATTCTTTGTAGCAAAGATTATTTGGTAATAGCACCAGTGACTGTGTAAAATAAAGAATCTTTGGTGCACACGATTAAAGTAATGAACACAATTATAACGCGTTATATGCTCTGTCTTTAATCTCATCGCtgtaatgctgacagccctaatctaATTCTTTTTCAGTTGAACCCTGACTTGGAATTCATTTGATATTTTTCTTTATATTGTTTTCACTTCCAATTAAGTCATTGCATTTTGCCCCAGTTTGTCTTCCTAGTTTACATTAAACTTAGTTTTGACCTTCAATTTTGTCACAAAGTGTCATCTATCACAAATGTCATGACAAGAAGAACAGATATGCCTTATATTtctttggggaaaaaataaaggtaaaaagtgTATGTAAATATTGTACTGTACATACCCACAACAGCAAGTGTAACATCTGAAGTCCGGGAGCTGGACGTGCAGCGATATGTTGTTTCATCATTGTTTGGCGTGATACACATTTGTAATATGGCTGCTTCATTATATTCTATTATATTCTCCGTCACAATGATACACTTTTGGTAGGCACTCACTCTACACAAAAAAGGTTTGTCATGCCGTGAACGTTCGCCATAATATCTGTAATCAAGCCAATCCCTGGCAACTTCATAACAACTGAGTTTAAGCAGACTGTACATAGGTACCTTCAGTCTTTTGTTTCTTATATGAAATATATCTACTGATAAAATAGGACTTGGCCtataatgttttaaataaacattgGAATTCTTATGGCTCCCTGAAGTCTTTGCCACACACATGAACTGTTTAATTTTTGAGCAAGGCGCATGATCAAGAGTCAACACTAGGGCGGACTTGAATCTATCTTCTACACTCCTCACTGTGTCGGGACACTCTGAATTGTCACATAGCCAAGATTTCGAAAAATTTTGCAACTCCTGGGAATACTGGCATGTGATCTCAAGCTTGGGGTTATCTGGAACATGTATGATCTGCAAATTATTGTCTTTGTCTGTAACCTGGAGTTTCACTACATAGACCTTTGTCTGATTTGGAAAAATCAGTGTCAATCTGTAGGATCCTGTATCGTTGTGTGTTACGTTGCGTTTCTCCAGAGAGAAGGAGCTGTCAGTGTCCAGGATCTGGAAATCCCCTCTGGGTCCATTTTCAGGACCCATGACCGTGTTTGGCTGACAGACATTTGCATTGTCCAAGCGGCACCAGTGTTTCTCCGAGGCGGCCATGATGTCCAGTTTATTGCTGCTTGATAGAACTATTGATTGTCCCACAGTCCCAATCACAACAGTTTGGTCTTGATCTgacaaaatcaacaacaaaaacaattagTGGGCTCTGAGCACAGTTCGACTGATGCAATCCATTTAGTAACTTTTACTTTGGTGTCACTAATATGCGCAAACAGAGTTCACAGTAGAGAGAGACCGAGTTTACATCGGTCAGGTTATTGAGCTTCAATGAAAAGTGTAGTGCTTTATTTATAATCTGTGGAAACTTTGCTGATGATGTATGGGATTGAGCGGGTTGGGGAAAAGGTGTACTAGGTTGTTTTCAGTATTTCATAAATACAATAGAAGTATACTGTATGACAATCAATGTAGTGGAAAGCTTAATTTCACAAAAATAACACCTTTTTACAAATGAGAGGATatcataataatacatttttgtagCATTTGATTGTATTGTTTACAAGTTTTTTGAGTTAATTAATTCAAAGCATTCTCGTGAACAGGTTCGTATGAGATCGTACAAAAACGTATACACAACAATTCGGGTtcgggacccctaggggtcctCACAGTTActgttactgcaggggggcactcgtttttaaaaaaaacttaaatttcttaacatgaatccaacatattattagcaaatataaatcagcctatttgttgaaaaaaaaaacattaatgatGGTTTACTAGCCTATAGGTAAGATAGTCAACCacgtagccatccacagatacagttaaaagTTTTGTAACCGACATtcgttaatatcaaaaagttacgcactaaaacTTTAATCGTAAGGATTCACTGTATGTTTAACACtaaaacatgattcataaaatcatgccaacaaatattgtttttatagcttagtattctatgcattaaatgtatgtataaaggcttaaggccaccctacacgttattgtagacCCAGTTtgatatgcaacttcatttaatacaatatatatatagtaggggGTTCctgatctgtctctctttcagctatggggtacttggtttaaaaaacattaaagactCCTAATGAATATAGTTGCAGACAGGAAAGTGTGAATCCGTATTCTTCATGTCTGGTATGATTTGAATATATCCATGAagaatttaaatacattttttatatgtGGCACAAACCTTTTCCATAGTGCTCAAACAACTTCAGTCTTacaaacaaaatcacaaaaacatctGTGCTAACGGTGCAAAAATAGCTATCTAACAAATTGACTTACCTTTCAACACATTTAATCTGTACTTTTGCCCAATTTTCCAGTCGTAGCACGCATACAGTCCTGAGTTACTGTGCTCGAGTCCAGATAACTCGAAATATTTCTCAAGATTATTGATTGTAGAAGGAAATCTCAGATCTGTCCTTTCCATACATATGTGGCAATCCTTAAGGTATGAAGGGCAGGAACACTTTATTAAGTGCTCATATTTGGAACATACAAACGTAACTGAAGCACTAGTGCTCACATTGATGGTCATCTCTGCTCCCAGAGTACCTGGAATGACAAAACAGATATTACTGTTGTAGCAACAGATGATATGATGATGATCAACTTCAATGTCCTGCACAAATGTGTgggagggaaggaaagaggaaGCCATAGCACTAGGACTCAGACAAGAGGCAGAGTTTAAACGGGGGTGGAGAGCTTGCTTGGGCATTTCTTCCTGCACTAAGGGCGTTTTCGCACCTGTAGTTTGTTTGCTCTGGTCCGAATCAATTGATGAGTTGGTAAACTTGGAGTGATTTCCCCTTGGTTCGGTTTTGTTTCAAACTGAGAAAAATCCAAGCGAACcaaatcatttcaaatcatTACAAATCACGCAAGAACGTTCACTCTGCATATgggtcagatgtgtctgggccgggagcaagaaagtaaagaCAGGAGGGACTATTGCgtatttcttgcatctccatggtcaaaccagctaaTTTCATGCAAATCATttttcagacattgtttcgcgagCGACATTACTACGTCTACTCTGCTCACTGAGACTTTGCTCTTTCTCCAACTTTAGCTCCGGCTGGTTTGAACATTGAACCATTAAGATGGGAGTGACGGCGAGCTTGACTACAGGAGCTATTTTGCTCAAACTTGCGCAGTACACCTAGTAGTTGCGTCAGTTCGaggtcggatcacgttctcaccacaaacaaaccgctccagagttcttTTGAAAGTGTACGCTTTTGGTGCGCATCCGAGTGCAATTGCTGCATTTACAagctgcccaaacgaaccgcaccaaggGGGGAAACCAACTCTAGTAAGATTCAACAgaactaaatgaggcaggtgtgaaaaccCCCTAAGATACTCCTGAGAAAGCAGCCGAGGCCCGCCTTTGTTTGGTGTTTGATGGGGTAGGCCCTTTTCctgatataaaatgtattttaaagcatAATTTTAGTGAACattgaactgtttagtcagcaagtattttttttcccaccatATTAAAGATTTGTTAAATGATAAAACCTGTTCTTTGTTAGATTCCTCATGTTGGGTGAGGGACAAACAATTTGAGTGATTGCTCAGGCACATCAGCCAAGAAATAAGGTACGCTCATGCCAAATGGAGATGTTCTTAAGCGGGTTAATAAGATCTTTTATGTAATATTAACATtagggactgtttgttatttaattaagggacCACTGGAGGaattttgtggcctctaacctaaaaagacgtgaccctcccctcgtcagtaataattctcctatgaccctccaaaatgacttgaaaaagaggaataaccctccccttgcgtgcacatttgcacttagcaaagaagtacagataccatttaatttttacagccatgacatacaggagttaacctctgcatcctcatcttacacatcacactcctctgttatggtgtggtggccatttcagtagatttactcactaacattgttgtggaaacacaataaacactggaaactaaatgcacacttcatgcattactgcattacttcaaatactaagttactcctctagtaaactaatattcacatgaaataaaacaataaaacattgagtccattcagcaaaggacactgggatataggcttaccaattcaacactggttgctatggacttgtcactatcgtcattgtatattttagcacataggtaaagctgccgaggctgaacattatattccaaaacatatatgtttatttttaaagcagattttaagttacattgtaacaattcgcccttatgaaatccaatcgcggcacggctgttttggaacgcaatagacagacgcttaaattcaactaaaatgtaacagtgaacaatcagtgttggacctacagtctgttgagatgcctctccaaactcaccataaaacgttaagacacgttgagaaaaaagatccgcattttgccgtaatccaatgacacgaaaaaaagatccacaaaaaggtaaatgacacggtgtatccagcaaggccgatatgagcgtcacatacgaggcctgtccacttcgccgtttaaacaaagtggaataaacgtataaaagtccaaatctacacaaaacctgcaatcaattagtaagctgacatcacatttatatacatggcatttaggaaacctttattgcaaggttggcacggcaagatgtccagactagtgcaacagtaattttcgtttttttgcgtcctgctgctcccgtcgtcagccaggtaatatttttttaacaaagcagtatatgaaatcaaatgtatcaccatttagttgttttgtgttatttaagatatttatttaatatctggtcatgccagatgtaattattccactcatttttaaaacaatgcaattacccgtttgagccaccagggggcagtgctcctcctgccccccccagcaaactccgcgtatgcggtcagaccatctgctagggggccgagactgagagctacatggataaatatgcaccaaacaagcccctttgaaattttgctcttttcatgaataaaaaagttgggtgacccccccacccagactaaaaaatgttggatgaccctcccctcagcataaaataaaaagatatctatatctatatatttttttttataaatgtactTTCCAGTCACCTCCAAGTGTAAAGAGACTATTCTATCTTTGATAAGTatatttatcttattttattgcaTGTTTTGCAAAAGTTTTTGTGAAATTTTCTTCTATAGCCTGTGTTTTTCTAGTTTTAAACAAAGACACTGCAAAATGAGCCAACCACTGTTTCCCCCAGTTTTAGCCTTTAACTAACCTACTCTATGGGctgttttgaattgttttttgtgtgGGGTTTCTGCTGTGTTAGAGGGGGGACTGGCTGGTAGAGGAGCCATCTTGCATGCATGTCTTTTTATGGTTTAAGCTACCTTAGTGTGTTGTCAATAGACAGTTTGAGTGTGTAGAACTGTGTGAATTGGTTTGTGTGTCTATAAATTGCCTTCATATTTTGTGACAAATTCTTTTGTTGGAGCTTAACTCTACACGTGTCCCTCTGATAGTGCAGTTTAGCCCCAccctgtttctatttttttgtcTGCTTATTGGGTTTTTGATGGTTTCTGTAGTGGCTATATATTGTATGTTA
It includes:
- the LOC116034524 gene encoding uncharacterized protein LOC116034524 — protein: MNSCVVKLCIFLFLAEGTLGAEMTINVSTSASVTFVCSKYEHLIKCSCPSYLKDCHICMERTDLRFPSTINNLEKYFELSGLEHSNSGLYACYDWKIGQKYRLNVLKDQDQTVVIGTVGQSIVLSSSNKLDIMAASEKHWCRLDNANVCQPNTVMGPENGPRGDFQILDTDSSFSLEKRNVTHNDTGSYRLTLIFPNQTKVYVVKLQVTDKDNNLQIIHVPDNPKLEITCQYSQELQNFSKSWLCDNSECPDTVRSVEDRFKSALVLTLDHAPCSKIKQFMCVAKTSGSHKNSNVYLKHYRPNDTL